The proteins below come from a single Zea mays cultivar B73 chromosome 8, Zm-B73-REFERENCE-NAM-5.0, whole genome shotgun sequence genomic window:
- the LOC103635743 gene encoding uncharacterized protein At5g19025, producing MLRPFLSPPLTALPPPPASTAAAAGAAAMRPASSSSSRSSAGGGGAHHHQHNHGGHSISVSPPTCRHAPSSATLDLLILLLVLFSLAFLLASSLSHVARSLSPLLATPPAAAALAYATAALPYLAAAAVLVATAFLSCRRLPRRRCRNPRCRGLRKALEFDVQLQTEGALRAGAGSTAGGAEASMWREIEALPWKGGQGGNNPDYECLRAELRRMAPPNGRAVLLFRNRCGCPVAKLEGWGAPKSKRRNKKGTQGSFHDRGLR from the exons ATGCTCCGGCCattcctctcccctcccctcaccgctctgccgccgccccctgcctccACCGCAGCAGCCGCGGGCGCCGCGGCGATGCGACCcgcatcctcctcctcctcccgctcctcgGCCGGCGGAGGCGGGGCCCACCACCACCAACACAACCACGGCGGCCACAGCATCTCCGTCTCTCCGCCGACGTGCAGGCACGCCCCATCGTCGGCCACGCTCGATCTCCTCATCCTGCTTCTCGTGCTCTTCTCGCTTGCCTTCCTGCTCGCCTCCTCGCTCTCGCACGTCGCGCGCTCGCTCTCCCCGCTGCTCGCCACGCCGCCCGCCGCCGCGGCGCTCGCCTACGCCACCGCCGCACTGCCTTACCTGGCCGCGGCGGCCGTGCTCGTCGCCACCGCGTTCCTCTCCTGTCGCCGGCTCCCGCGGCGCCGGTGCCGCAACCCGCGCTGCCGCGGCCTGCGAAAGGCGCTGGAGTTCGACGTCCAGCTGCAGACCGAGGGGGCCCTTCGCGCCGGCGCCGGAAGCACCGCCGGCGGCGCCGAAGCATCCATGTGGCGCGAGATCGAGGCGCTGCCGTGGAAGGGCGGCCAGGGCGGAAACAACCCAGACTACGAGTGCCTTCGCGCCGAACTCCGCCGGATGGCGCCGCCTAACGGCCGAGCCGTGCTGCTCTTCCGCAACCGGTGTGGCTGCCCTGTTGCTAAACTCGAAGGATGGGGCGCCCCCAAGAGCAAACGGCGCAACAAGAA GGGCACGCAAGGTTCGTTCCATGACCGAGGGCTGAGGTGA